DNA sequence from the Centroberyx gerrardi isolate f3 chromosome 22, fCenGer3.hap1.cur.20231027, whole genome shotgun sequence genome:
AAGGATTTGGCTTGGTATCAAATATTttagaaaacacataaaaaatatatgggCAAGTCTTCCCATTGTTTTAATTCAAGAAACAATTTGAATCAAATTGCGTTGCATTGGAAACTAccagtgaaattatctcaaaCCGCTGGCGGATTGTTTTTCACTTCTTTTTAAAATATCCTTCCTTTTAAAATATGAGGCAACGAATGGATCTAAGAAAAAGGGAAGATTCACTCCACTCTTATATTCAGTAGTTTCCACCACAAGATGATCAGTGTGAATTAAgtttatttattgattcattgattaaaaacaacttttttctGTGTTAATGCTTTGATAAAAGCATTATAAAACCATTGAGGAGTGTCCAGGCATGTCCAGAGCCTGAGAGGAATTCCTAACACCCACACATCCAACTAGTCAGGAAAAACCATGACTTAAGTTTCCGAATTAAGCACTGATGAAAGTGCTTCCTGTTGGTAAGCTGGTCGGTCAGTTAGAGGAAATCTCCGTCATTCATAAATTTGTTcggatgtagagagagagagagagagagagagagagagagagagagagagagagagagagagaggaagaaaccaGGAACGATGACTAACCGGACGGAGCGCTTCTGCTTTTTCAGGCCTTAAATATCCGACGTCTCCAGAAGCCTGACAGTTCATCCAGCTGgttggagaagaaagaggagcagaCTGAAACTACTTAacttaatatttatttatttattcattctttcatttacaCTTGTACACTTTCTTATCTTGAAAATGGCGAGCTGTGGAAACCTGCTGAAGAGCGCGCTGGTGGTCGTCGTCTTGGTCGCTCTGGCTGGATCAGGATCGGCAGGTGAGTTTGCGGCtttagaaacaggaagtagacaTGCAGCATGCGGATGATGAAGTTGTTTTTTGTGATGTGAGCGATCTGAATTCAATTTTCTCTTCTCTATCTATCCAGCTGTAGCTGAGAAGCTGGCATCCTGCTGTAAAACAGTCACCAACCAGGAGATAAAAGATCCGATCTTAGGATACCTGATCCAGCAGAGGAAGCTTCCATGTGTCCTGGCTGTCATGTAAGAAGAAACAAACTATATATCCACTTTGACTGAAacattacctgaaattcatcattcagtatctccaaaacatagaggatccagtctgtaaaagtattaCCATCTAGTCAACCAAGAACTTAAGTTGTCTGAATGTAACAAAATTTGTTTGAAATTTGTACTAACATCATTTAGTACGGAAGCCCTGAAAGGCAAgatgaacaaaaaaaactttttgctGCCAATTTCTAAGTTTATCTTGTTTAGACAACTTAGTAACTTGTTTGGAGACTTAATAAGTCGTTTGAACAAGCTAAAGTTGTCTGAACGAGATaaacaaggtgaaaaaacaATTTTCACCTTTCAGGGCTTCTGTAATATGGTGGACGCCTCAATTTGGAACAACTTTTAACGACTTTTAATGACTTTTAACTCCTCTATTTACCTTTACTTCATACCAAGTCCTAGCTCACCAGCTTGTATTCAGAGATAAAAAGTCTTAGTAAGTGTAATaatgttgtgtctgtgtgtctgttgcagTTTCCAGACAGAGAAAGGTCTGTTCTGCTGTCAGTTAAACGCTCCCTGGGTTCGCCGCAAGATC
Encoded proteins:
- the LOC144543491 gene encoding uncharacterized protein LOC144543491 isoform X1, yielding MASCGNLLKSALVVVVLVALAGSGSAAVAEKLASCCKTVTNQEIKDPILGYLIQQRKLPCVLAVIFQTEKGLFCCQLNAPWVRRKIVDFEKARRTATSSSRPSPSTPSTLLSLITSTASPPSSSSSSSQ
- the LOC144543491 gene encoding uncharacterized protein LOC144543491 isoform X2, which gives rise to MASCGNLLKSALVVVVLVALAGSGSAAEKLASCCKTVTNQEIKDPILGYLIQQRKLPCVLAVIFQTEKGLFCCQLNAPWVRRKIVDFEKARRTATSSSRPSPSTPSTLLSLITSTASPPSSSSSSSQ